ACCGCATGGCGGAATACGGCTGGCTATCGGTCGAGGTGCGCGGGAAGGGCCCGCGGGCCATCCGGGAATACCGCCTGACCGCGGTGGGCGCGGAGGTGCTCCGGGTGGTCCGGCGGCAGATGGCCGAGCTGGTGGGGGAAGTTCGTGGGGGCGATTCAGAACTTGATCCCGAGAAAGGATGTGAAGATGAATGACAAACTGTTGTCCACGCTGATGCGATCCGAAGCCCCGGCCGCCGCCGTGCTGATACGGCTCTCCGTCGGCGCGGTGTTCCTGTCCGAGGGACTCCAGAAGTTCATGTATCCCGAATCGCTCGGCGCGGGCCGTTTCGAGCGCATGGGGTACGAGTCCGCCGCGTGGATTGCGCCGATGGTCGGCGG
This is a stretch of genomic DNA from Candidatus Hydrogenedentota bacterium. It encodes these proteins:
- a CDS encoding helix-turn-helix transcriptional regulator, with protein sequence MTDYDDKILNREILLAFWKVHILHHAAEQPIVGNWMLKELRHHGYDASPGTLYPLLNRMAEYGWLSVEVRGKGPRAIREYRLTAVGAEVLRVVRRQMAELVGEVRGGDSELDPEKGCEDE